From Juglans regia cultivar Chandler chromosome 6, Walnut 2.0, whole genome shotgun sequence, the proteins below share one genomic window:
- the LOC108984302 gene encoding disease resistance protein RPV1-like isoform X2, translated as MTSSMAFQFGASSSSSSSSSPSIRSWNHDVFLSFRESRWCLNELLKILECKKIMKQIVLPIFYKVKPSEIREQKGRFGEAFTKLGEKIRDDIKPLLESWKKALEEVANLSGLEYLAGDDESEFIQKIILWLNPKIVNRTPLSVAKHPIGIESRIQDIYQHLSIKRKDIILMVGIFGVGGIGKTTISNDIYNQISSQFEGSCFLRNIRETSKQVGGLIQLQNTLIFEILGTKLDINDVDRGVGVIWHRLQSKRILLILDDVDDMVQLEKLAGDRAWFGSGSRVIITTRDQHLLDNSKVDLKYEVRTLDDNDALQLFSLYAFEEKEPLKDYVDLSKQVTNYAQGLPLALTVLGSDLKGQSIHQWKSALDKYRNIPNRNIQRVLQISFDSLEDNEKDMFLDIAFFFKGEPFAKVMEIFDSCGFFPDHGIQRLIDKCLITVKGSSYGYIWMHDLLQDMGQEIVREKSSKEPSKRSRLWFHEDVRQVFEEDTGPNKIEGILVDLPEGDEEISLHPEAFRHMERLRIFINRNAHFSCAPYYLSDKLRVLDWSKYPVESLPRNFQGKKLIVFKIRDSLVKELGDGFKPKNLTTMTFFNCQFLEKIPDLSSISNLKELIIQNCRRLVEVHDSVGSLEKLSMLDFRGCSKLQILPRSLKLRSLHMLHLCDCSSLRYLPEIECKMECLRTLTLNHTAIEELPLSIGNLVGLQYLKISNCKNLMRLPFACIRLQNLSLLEIGGCPKLVKKMRDDGLSLLVIESTKMEEEISLREERLHELVTPMNSSNGSTALQVSNLQISCSHSESNFFPLYSFFTMFNSSASLRWLDLQGTEIVCLPTSIKGFVPLTTLSLRDCEKLEEILELPPNIRYIYVEGCTSLERFPEVSKILQFDGSHITSLETIKLSGCYKMHVNIWNDKVQNHSLWKIPAWLHYVHEFLKDNAMVKGFDDVKEEWAVDIEGPHYLEEISGIVLYLVMFFDDDNIREEGVVGDVKITSNSSNHVRCIERGVELVNLDRSGYLVWVGYSNLQSFELKVLDNLRVQFYLHHPYEEAVPFDTTCRAKVVYKNERRANKKRKVDEIDDVGKTNDQEQFN; from the exons ATGACTTCTTCCATGGCCTTTCAATTTGgagcttcttcctcttcttcatcctcttcatcTCCTTCCATCCGTTCATGGAATCATGATGTATTCTTGAGCTTTAGAG AATCCAGATGGTGCTTAAACGAGCTATTGAAGATTCTTGAgtgtaagaaaataatgaaacaaattGTTCTACCAATATTCTATAAGGTAAAACCATCGGAAATACGAGAACAAAAAGGAAGATTTGGAGAAGCATTCACTAAACTTGGAGAGAAAATAAGGGATGACATAAAGCCGCTGCTGGAATCCTGGAAGAAAGCTTTAGAAGAAGTAGCCAATTTGTCAGGGTTGGAATATTTAGCCGG GGATGATGAGTCagaatttatccaaaaaatcattttgtggTTGAACCCAAAAATAGTCAACCGAACACCTTTAAGTGTTGCCAAGCATCCAATTGGGATTGAGTCTCGTATACAAGACATTTATCAGCATTTAAGTATCAAAAGGAAGGATATTATACTCATGGTAGGGATATTCGGAGTCGGTGGAATTGGAAAGACAACTATTTCAAACGATATTTATAACCAGATTTCTTCTCAATTTGAAGGAAGTTGTTTCTTGAGAAATAttagagaaacttcaaaacaagTGGGAGGTCTGATTCAGCTACAAAATACACTTATTTTCGAGATCTTAGGAACAAAGTTGGATATTAATGATGTTGATAGAGGAGTCGGTGTAATTTGGCATAGACTTCAATCTAAAAGGATTCTTCTAATTCTGGATGATGTGGATGACATGGTCCAACTCGAAAAATTAGCTGGAGATCGTGCTTGGTTTGGTTCAGGAAGTAGAGTCATtataacaacaagagatcaacaTTTACTAGATAACTCTAAAGTTGATTTAAAATACGAGGTGAGGACTTTGGATGACAATGACGCTCTTCAACTCTTTAGCTTGTATGCTTTTGAGGAAAAGGAACCATTGAAGGATTATGTGGACCTCTCTAAACAAGTAACAAACTATGCTCAGGGACTTCCACTAGCTTTAACAGTGCTAGGTTCAGATCTAAAAGGTCAAAGTATACATCAATGGAAAAGTGCATTGGATAAGTATAGAAATATTCCTAACCGAAATATTCAGAGAGTACTTCAAATAAGTTTTGATAGTTTGGAAGATAATGAGAAAGACATGTTCCTTGatatagcatttttcttcaaagGAGAACCTTTTGCTAAGGTCATGGAAATATTTGATAGTTGTGGTTTTTTTCCGGATCATGGTATCCAAAGACTTATAGACAAGTGTCTTATTACTGTTAAAGGGAGTAGTTATGGATATATTTGGATGCATGACTTGCTACAAGATATGGGTCAAGAAATTGTTCGAGAAAAATCATCCAAAGAACCTAGCAAACGCAGTAGATTGTGGTTTCACGAGGATGTTCGTCAAGTGTTCGAAGAAGATACG GGGCCAAACAAAATTGAAGGCATACTAGTAGATTTACCTGAAGGGGATGAGGAGATAAGCTTGCATCCCGAAGCATTTCGACATATGGAAAGACTTAGAATCTTTATAAATCGTAATGCACATTTTTCTTGTGCACCGTATTATCTCTCTGACAAGTTAAGAGTCCTTGATTGGTCTAAATATCCTGTAGAGTCTTTGCCACGTAATTTTCAAGGGAAGAAACTCATTGTCTTTAAGATTCGTGATAGCCTGGTCAAGGAGTTAGGGGATGGATTCAAACCCAAG aatTTGACAACTATGACTTTCTTTAATTGTCAATTCTTAGAAAAGATTCCGGATCTTTCAAGCatctcaaatttgaaggaattgATTATCCAAAATTGTAGAAGATTAGTTGAGGTGCATGATTCCGTTGGATCTTTGGAAAAACTTTCTATGTTGGATTTTCGTGGATGCTCTAAACTCCAAATCCTTCCAAGAAGCCTCAAGTTGAGATCTTTACACATGCTTCATCTTTGTGATTGCTCAAGCCTTCGTTATCTTCCTGAAATCGAGTGCAAAATGGAATGTTTAAGGACATTGACTCTAAATCACACTGCAATAGAAGAACTACCTTTATCCATCGGGAACTTGGTTGGACTCCAGTATTTAAAAATATCGAATTGCAAAAACCTTATGCGTCTCCCATTTGCTTGCATTCGATTGCAAAATTTATCTCTCCTCGAGATTGGTGGTTGTCCAAAACTTGTAAAGAAGATGAGGGATGATGGGCTATCCCTTCTTGTTATTGAGTCTACAAAAATGGAAGAGGAGATCTCATTACGTGAAGAACGACTCCATGAATTGGTGACTCCAATGAATTCAAGCAATGGGAGCACTGCATTACAAGTATCAAATCTTCAAATTAGTTGTTCCCATTCAgaatcaaatttctttccaCTATATAGTTTCTTTACCATGTTTAATTCCTCTGCCAGTTTGAGATGGTTAGATCTACAGGGGACTGAAATTGTTTGCCTTCCCACGAGCATCAAAGGATTCGTTCCACTAACTACACTTTCCTTGCGCGATTGtgagaaacttgaagaaatacTAGAGCTTCCACCAAATATAAGGTACATATATGTAGAGGGATGCACGTCATTAGAAAGATTTCCAGAAGTATCAAAGATATTGCAATTCGATGGAAGCCACATCACATCACTAGAAACTATTAAATTGAGCGGCTGCTACAAAATGCATGTGAATATATGGAATGATAAAGTGCAAAATCATTCATTGTGGAAG ATTCCAGCATGGTTGCAttatgttcatgagtttttaaaagataatgcAATGGTGAAGGGGTTTGATGATGTCAAAGAAGAGTGGGCAGTAGATATTGAGGGGCCGCACTATTTGGAAGAGATCAGCGGAATTGTATTATATCTCGTAATGTTTTTTGATGATGATAATATCCGGGAGGAGGGTGTTGTTGGTGATGTTAAGATAACCAGTAACAGCTCAAATCATGTACGTTGTATTGAAAGAGGGGTAGAATTGGTTAATTTGGATCGGTCTGGATATCTTGTATGGGTGGGGTACTCCAATTTACAATCTTTTGAGCTCAAGGTTTTGGACAACTTGCGAGTTCAGTTTTATCTCCATCATCCTTATGAGGAGGCAGTGCCATTTGATACAACTTGCAGAGCCAAAGTGGTATATAAGAATGAAAGaagagcaaataaaaaaagaaaagtggatGAAATCGATGATGTTGGAAAAACTAATGATCAAGAGCAATTCAATTAA
- the LOC108984302 gene encoding disease resistance protein RUN1-like isoform X1 — MTSSMAFQFGASSSSSSSSSPSIRSWNHDVFLSFRGKDIRQKFISHLNHALLQSGIKTYKDSVDLERGEQILSELFKAIEESQISIIVFSKNYAESRWCLNELLKILECKKIMKQIVLPIFYKVKPSEIREQKGRFGEAFTKLGEKIRDDIKPLLESWKKALEEVANLSGLEYLAGDDESEFIQKIILWLNPKIVNRTPLSVAKHPIGIESRIQDIYQHLSIKRKDIILMVGIFGVGGIGKTTISNDIYNQISSQFEGSCFLRNIRETSKQVGGLIQLQNTLIFEILGTKLDINDVDRGVGVIWHRLQSKRILLILDDVDDMVQLEKLAGDRAWFGSGSRVIITTRDQHLLDNSKVDLKYEVRTLDDNDALQLFSLYAFEEKEPLKDYVDLSKQVTNYAQGLPLALTVLGSDLKGQSIHQWKSALDKYRNIPNRNIQRVLQISFDSLEDNEKDMFLDIAFFFKGEPFAKVMEIFDSCGFFPDHGIQRLIDKCLITVKGSSYGYIWMHDLLQDMGQEIVREKSSKEPSKRSRLWFHEDVRQVFEEDTGPNKIEGILVDLPEGDEEISLHPEAFRHMERLRIFINRNAHFSCAPYYLSDKLRVLDWSKYPVESLPRNFQGKKLIVFKIRDSLVKELGDGFKPKNLTTMTFFNCQFLEKIPDLSSISNLKELIIQNCRRLVEVHDSVGSLEKLSMLDFRGCSKLQILPRSLKLRSLHMLHLCDCSSLRYLPEIECKMECLRTLTLNHTAIEELPLSIGNLVGLQYLKISNCKNLMRLPFACIRLQNLSLLEIGGCPKLVKKMRDDGLSLLVIESTKMEEEISLREERLHELVTPMNSSNGSTALQVSNLQISCSHSESNFFPLYSFFTMFNSSASLRWLDLQGTEIVCLPTSIKGFVPLTTLSLRDCEKLEEILELPPNIRYIYVEGCTSLERFPEVSKILQFDGSHITSLETIKLSGCYKMHVNIWNDKVQNHSLWKIPAWLHYVHEFLKDNAMVKGFDDVKEEWAVDIEGPHYLEEISGIVLYLVMFFDDDNIREEGVVGDVKITSNSSNHVRCIERGVELVNLDRSGYLVWVGYSNLQSFELKVLDNLRVQFYLHHPYEEAVPFDTTCRAKVVYKNERRANKKRKVDEIDDVGKTNDQEQFN, encoded by the exons ATGACTTCTTCCATGGCCTTTCAATTTGgagcttcttcctcttcttcatcctcttcatcTCCTTCCATCCGTTCATGGAATCATGATGTATTCTTGAGCTTTAGAGGTAAAGATATTCGCCAAAAGTTTATTTCTCATCTAAATCATGCTTTACTTCAAAGTGGAATCAAGACTTACAAAGATAGCGTCGACCTTGAAAGAGGAGAGCAAATTCTGTCAGAACTTTTCAAAGCTATTGAAGAGTCACAAATTTCGATTATTGTATTCTCTAAAAACTATGCAGAATCCAGATGGTGCTTAAACGAGCTATTGAAGATTCTTGAgtgtaagaaaataatgaaacaaattGTTCTACCAATATTCTATAAGGTAAAACCATCGGAAATACGAGAACAAAAAGGAAGATTTGGAGAAGCATTCACTAAACTTGGAGAGAAAATAAGGGATGACATAAAGCCGCTGCTGGAATCCTGGAAGAAAGCTTTAGAAGAAGTAGCCAATTTGTCAGGGTTGGAATATTTAGCCGG GGATGATGAGTCagaatttatccaaaaaatcattttgtggTTGAACCCAAAAATAGTCAACCGAACACCTTTAAGTGTTGCCAAGCATCCAATTGGGATTGAGTCTCGTATACAAGACATTTATCAGCATTTAAGTATCAAAAGGAAGGATATTATACTCATGGTAGGGATATTCGGAGTCGGTGGAATTGGAAAGACAACTATTTCAAACGATATTTATAACCAGATTTCTTCTCAATTTGAAGGAAGTTGTTTCTTGAGAAATAttagagaaacttcaaaacaagTGGGAGGTCTGATTCAGCTACAAAATACACTTATTTTCGAGATCTTAGGAACAAAGTTGGATATTAATGATGTTGATAGAGGAGTCGGTGTAATTTGGCATAGACTTCAATCTAAAAGGATTCTTCTAATTCTGGATGATGTGGATGACATGGTCCAACTCGAAAAATTAGCTGGAGATCGTGCTTGGTTTGGTTCAGGAAGTAGAGTCATtataacaacaagagatcaacaTTTACTAGATAACTCTAAAGTTGATTTAAAATACGAGGTGAGGACTTTGGATGACAATGACGCTCTTCAACTCTTTAGCTTGTATGCTTTTGAGGAAAAGGAACCATTGAAGGATTATGTGGACCTCTCTAAACAAGTAACAAACTATGCTCAGGGACTTCCACTAGCTTTAACAGTGCTAGGTTCAGATCTAAAAGGTCAAAGTATACATCAATGGAAAAGTGCATTGGATAAGTATAGAAATATTCCTAACCGAAATATTCAGAGAGTACTTCAAATAAGTTTTGATAGTTTGGAAGATAATGAGAAAGACATGTTCCTTGatatagcatttttcttcaaagGAGAACCTTTTGCTAAGGTCATGGAAATATTTGATAGTTGTGGTTTTTTTCCGGATCATGGTATCCAAAGACTTATAGACAAGTGTCTTATTACTGTTAAAGGGAGTAGTTATGGATATATTTGGATGCATGACTTGCTACAAGATATGGGTCAAGAAATTGTTCGAGAAAAATCATCCAAAGAACCTAGCAAACGCAGTAGATTGTGGTTTCACGAGGATGTTCGTCAAGTGTTCGAAGAAGATACG GGGCCAAACAAAATTGAAGGCATACTAGTAGATTTACCTGAAGGGGATGAGGAGATAAGCTTGCATCCCGAAGCATTTCGACATATGGAAAGACTTAGAATCTTTATAAATCGTAATGCACATTTTTCTTGTGCACCGTATTATCTCTCTGACAAGTTAAGAGTCCTTGATTGGTCTAAATATCCTGTAGAGTCTTTGCCACGTAATTTTCAAGGGAAGAAACTCATTGTCTTTAAGATTCGTGATAGCCTGGTCAAGGAGTTAGGGGATGGATTCAAACCCAAG aatTTGACAACTATGACTTTCTTTAATTGTCAATTCTTAGAAAAGATTCCGGATCTTTCAAGCatctcaaatttgaaggaattgATTATCCAAAATTGTAGAAGATTAGTTGAGGTGCATGATTCCGTTGGATCTTTGGAAAAACTTTCTATGTTGGATTTTCGTGGATGCTCTAAACTCCAAATCCTTCCAAGAAGCCTCAAGTTGAGATCTTTACACATGCTTCATCTTTGTGATTGCTCAAGCCTTCGTTATCTTCCTGAAATCGAGTGCAAAATGGAATGTTTAAGGACATTGACTCTAAATCACACTGCAATAGAAGAACTACCTTTATCCATCGGGAACTTGGTTGGACTCCAGTATTTAAAAATATCGAATTGCAAAAACCTTATGCGTCTCCCATTTGCTTGCATTCGATTGCAAAATTTATCTCTCCTCGAGATTGGTGGTTGTCCAAAACTTGTAAAGAAGATGAGGGATGATGGGCTATCCCTTCTTGTTATTGAGTCTACAAAAATGGAAGAGGAGATCTCATTACGTGAAGAACGACTCCATGAATTGGTGACTCCAATGAATTCAAGCAATGGGAGCACTGCATTACAAGTATCAAATCTTCAAATTAGTTGTTCCCATTCAgaatcaaatttctttccaCTATATAGTTTCTTTACCATGTTTAATTCCTCTGCCAGTTTGAGATGGTTAGATCTACAGGGGACTGAAATTGTTTGCCTTCCCACGAGCATCAAAGGATTCGTTCCACTAACTACACTTTCCTTGCGCGATTGtgagaaacttgaagaaatacTAGAGCTTCCACCAAATATAAGGTACATATATGTAGAGGGATGCACGTCATTAGAAAGATTTCCAGAAGTATCAAAGATATTGCAATTCGATGGAAGCCACATCACATCACTAGAAACTATTAAATTGAGCGGCTGCTACAAAATGCATGTGAATATATGGAATGATAAAGTGCAAAATCATTCATTGTGGAAG ATTCCAGCATGGTTGCAttatgttcatgagtttttaaaagataatgcAATGGTGAAGGGGTTTGATGATGTCAAAGAAGAGTGGGCAGTAGATATTGAGGGGCCGCACTATTTGGAAGAGATCAGCGGAATTGTATTATATCTCGTAATGTTTTTTGATGATGATAATATCCGGGAGGAGGGTGTTGTTGGTGATGTTAAGATAACCAGTAACAGCTCAAATCATGTACGTTGTATTGAAAGAGGGGTAGAATTGGTTAATTTGGATCGGTCTGGATATCTTGTATGGGTGGGGTACTCCAATTTACAATCTTTTGAGCTCAAGGTTTTGGACAACTTGCGAGTTCAGTTTTATCTCCATCATCCTTATGAGGAGGCAGTGCCATTTGATACAACTTGCAGAGCCAAAGTGGTATATAAGAATGAAAGaagagcaaataaaaaaagaaaagtggatGAAATCGATGATGTTGGAAAAACTAATGATCAAGAGCAATTCAATTAA
- the LOC109015523 gene encoding disease resistance protein RUN1-like: protein MTSSMAFQFGASSSSSSSSSPSIRSWNHDVFLSFRGKDIRQKFISHLNHALLQSGIKTYKDSVDLERGEQILSELFKAIEESQISIIVFSKNYAESRWCLNELLKILECKKIMKQIVLPIFYKVKPSEIREQKGRFGEAFTKLGEKIRDDIKPLLESWKKALEEVANLSGLEYLAGDDESEFIQKIILWLNPKIVNRTPLSVAKHPIGIESRIQDIYQHLSIKRKDIILMVGIFGVGGIGKTTISNDIYNQISSQFEGSCFLRNIRETSKQVGGLIQLQNTLIFEILGTKLDINDVDRGVGVIWHRLQSKRILLILDDVDDMVQLEKLAGDRAWFGSGSRVIITTRDQHLLDNSKVDLKYEVRTLDDNDALQLFSLYAFEEKEPLKDYVDLSKQVTNYAQGLPLALTVLGSDLKGQSIHQWKSALDKYRNIPNRNIQRVLQISFDSLEDNEKDMFLDIAFFFKGEPFAKVMEIFDSCGFFPDHGIQRLIDKCLITVKGSSYGYIWMHDLLQDMGQEIVREKSSKEPSKRSRLWFHEDVRQVFEEDTGPNKIEGILVDLPEGDEEISLHPEAFRHMERLRIFINRNAHFSCAPYYLSDKLRVLDWSKYPVESLPRNFQGKKLIVFKIRDSLVKELGDGFKPKNLTTMTFFNCQFLEKIPDLSSISNLKELIIQNCRRLVEVHDSVGSLEKLSMLDFRGCSKLQILPRSLKLRSLHMLHLCDCSSLRYLPEIECKMECLRTLTLNHTAIEELPLSIGNLVGLQYLKISNCKNLMRLPFACIRLQNLSLLEIGGCPKLVKKMRDDGLSLLVIESTKMEEEISLREERLHELVTPMNSSNGSTALQVSNLQISCSHSESNFFPLYSFFTMFNSSASLRWLDLQGTEIVCLPTSIKGFVPLTTLSLRDCEKLEEILELPPNIRYIYVEGCTSLERFPEVSKILQFDGSHITSLETIKLSGCYKMHVNIWNDKVQNHSLWKIPAWLHYVHEFLKDNAMVKGFDDVKEEWAVDIEGPHYLEEISGIVLYLVMFFDDDNIREEGVVGDVKITSNSSNHVRCIERGVELVNLDRSGYLVWVGYSNLQSFELKVLDNLRVQFYLHHPYEEAVPFDTTCRAKVGYPKHHRIGIIFVGNRIPDSIPSVQIMKCVQNMFGWATLLEKLCSDNLRIKLLCTSKSLFFKAAWITTNGDAKITTNGSNHVCSIQGELMDMLYGRGTPIYNLLN from the exons ATGACTTCTTCCATGGCCTTTCAATTTGgagcttcttcctcttcttcatcctcttcatcTCCTTCCATCCGTTCATGGAATCATGATGTATTCTTGAGCTTTAGAGGTAAAGATATTCGCCAAAAGTTTATTTCTCATCTAAATCATGCTTTACTTCAAAGTGGAATCAAGACTTACAAAGATAGCGTCGACCTTGAAAGAGGAGAGCAAATTCTGTCAGAACTTTTCAAAGCTATTGAAGAGTCACAAATTTCGATTATTGTATTCTCTAAAAACTATGCAGAATCCAGATGGTGCTTAAACGAGCTATTGAAGATTCTTGAgtgtaagaaaataatgaaacaaattGTTCTACCAATATTCTATAAGGTAAAACCATCGGAAATACGAGAACAAAAAGGAAGATTTGGAGAAGCATTCACTAAACTTGGAGAGAAAATAAGGGATGACATAAAGCCGCTGCTGGAATCCTGGAAGAAAGCTTTAGAAGAAGTAGCCAATTTGTCAGGGTTGGAATATTTAGCCGG GGATGATGAGTCagaatttatccaaaaaatcattttgtggTTGAACCCAAAAATAGTCAACCGAACACCTTTAAGTGTTGCCAAGCATCCAATTGGGATTGAGTCTCGTATACAAGACATTTATCAGCATTTAAGTATCAAAAGGAAGGATATTATACTCATGGTAGGGATATTCGGAGTCGGTGGAATTGGAAAGACAACTATTTCAAACGATATTTATAACCAGATTTCTTCTCAATTTGAAGGAAGTTGTTTCTTGAGAAATAttagagaaacttcaaaacaagTGGGAGGTCTGATTCAGCTACAAAATACACTTATTTTCGAGATCTTAGGAACAAAGTTGGATATTAATGATGTTGATAGAGGAGTCGGTGTAATTTGGCATAGACTTCAATCTAAAAGGATTCTTCTAATTCTGGATGATGTGGATGACATGGTCCAACTCGAAAAATTAGCTGGAGATCGTGCTTGGTTTGGTTCAGGAAGTAGAGTCATtataacaacaagagatcaacaTTTACTAGATAACTCTAAAGTTGATTTAAAATACGAGGTGAGGACTTTGGATGACAATGACGCTCTTCAACTCTTTAGCTTGTATGCTTTTGAGGAAAAGGAACCATTGAAGGATTATGTGGACCTCTCTAAACAAGTAACAAACTATGCTCAGGGACTTCCACTAGCTTTAACAGTGCTAGGTTCAGATCTAAAAGGTCAAAGTATACATCAATGGAAAAGTGCATTGGATAAGTATAGAAATATTCCTAACCGAAATATTCAGAGAGTACTTCAAATAAGTTTTGATAGTTTGGAAGATAATGAGAAAGACATGTTCCTTGatatagcatttttcttcaaagGAGAACCTTTTGCTAAGGTCATGGAAATATTTGATAGTTGTGGTTTTTTTCCGGATCATGGTATCCAAAGACTTATAGACAAGTGTCTTATTACTGTTAAAGGGAGTAGTTATGGATATATTTGGATGCATGACTTGCTACAAGATATGGGTCAAGAAATTGTTCGAGAAAAATCATCCAAAGAACCTAGCAAACGCAGTAGATTGTGGTTTCACGAGGATGTTCGTCAAGTGTTCGAAGAAGATACG GGGCCAAACAAAATTGAAGGCATACTAGTAGATTTACCTGAAGGGGATGAGGAGATAAGCTTGCATCCCGAAGCATTTCGACATATGGAAAGACTTAGAATCTTTATAAATCGTAATGCACATTTTTCTTGTGCACCGTATTATCTCTCTGACAAGTTAAGAGTCCTTGATTGGTCTAAATATCCTGTAGAGTCTTTGCCACGTAATTTTCAAGGGAAGAAACTCATTGTCTTTAAGATTCGTGATAGCCTGGTCAAGGAGTTAGGGGATGGATTCAAACCCAAG aatTTGACAACTATGACTTTCTTTAATTGTCAATTCTTAGAAAAGATTCCGGATCTTTCAAGCatctcaaatttgaaggaattgATTATCCAAAATTGTAGAAGATTAGTTGAGGTGCATGATTCCGTTGGATCTTTGGAAAAACTTTCTATGTTGGATTTTCGTGGATGCTCTAAACTCCAAATCCTTCCAAGAAGCCTCAAGTTGAGATCTTTACACATGCTTCATCTTTGTGATTGCTCAAGCCTTCGTTATCTTCCTGAAATCGAGTGCAAAATGGAATGTTTAAGGACATTGACTCTAAATCACACTGCAATAGAAGAACTACCTTTATCCATCGGGAACTTGGTTGGACTCCAGTATTTAAAAATATCGAATTGCAAAAACCTTATGCGTCTCCCATTTGCTTGCATTCGATTGCAAAATTTATCTCTCCTCGAGATTGGTGGTTGTCCAAAACTTGTAAAGAAGATGAGGGATGATGGGCTATCCCTTCTTGTTATTGAGTCTACAAAAATGGAAGAGGAGATCTCATTACGTGAAGAACGACTCCATGAATTGGTGACTCCAATGAATTCAAGCAATGGGAGCACTGCATTACAAGTATCAAATCTTCAAATTAGTTGTTCCCATTCAgaatcaaatttctttccaCTATATAGTTTCTTTACCATGTTTAATTCCTCTGCCAGTTTGAGATGGTTAGATCTACAGGGGACTGAAATTGTTTGCCTTCCCACGAGCATCAAAGGATTCGTTCCACTAACTACACTTTCCTTGCGCGATTGtgagaaacttgaagaaatacTAGAGCTTCCACCAAATATAAGGTACATATATGTAGAGGGATGCACGTCATTAGAAAGATTTCCAGAAGTATCAAAGATATTGCAATTCGATGGAAGCCACATCACATCACTAGAAACTATTAAATTGAGCGGCTGCTACAAAATGCATGTGAATATATGGAATGATAAAGTGCAAAATCATTCATTGTGGAAG ATTCCAGCATGGTTGCAttatgttcatgagtttttaaaagataatgcAATGGTGAAGGGGTTTGATGATGTCAAAGAAGAGTGGGCAGTAGATATTGAGGGGCCGCACTATTTGGAAGAGATCAGCGGAATTGTATTATATCTCGTAATGTTTTTTGATGATGATAATATCCGGGAGGAGGGTGTTGTTGGTGATGTTAAGATAACCAGTAACAGCTCAAATCATGTACGTTGTATTGAAAGAGGGGTAGAATTGGTTAATTTGGATCGGTCTGGATATCTTGTATGGGTGGGGTACTCCAATTTACAATCTTTTGAGCTCAAGGTTTTGGACAACTTGCGAGTTCAGTTTTATCTCCATCATCCTTATGAGGAGGCAGTGCCATTTGATACAACTTGCAGAGCCAAAGTG GGATATCCTAAGCACCATCGAATTGGCATAATCTTTGTGGGAAACAGGATTCCAGATTCAATTCCGTCAGTTCAGATTATGAAATGTGTTCAGAACATGTTTGGTTGGGCTACTTTGTTGGAGAAACTGTGTTCAGACAACCTACGTATTAAACTTTTATGCACTTCAAAATCGTTGTTCTTCAAAGCTGCTTGGATAACCACTAATGGTGATGCTAAGATAACCACTAATGGCTCAAATCATGTATGCAGTATTCAAGGGGAATTAATGGATATGCTGTATGGGCGGGGTACTCCAATTTACAATCTTTTGAACTAA